The Lytechinus pictus isolate F3 Inbred chromosome 5, Lp3.0, whole genome shotgun sequence DNA segment GCACAAAGTTCAATAATTGATGGTATAGAGGGATTTGACTGATTTATTGCACATCATGATACatgcaatcaatcatcaaaatagcTTAACAACTAATTACTAAGCCTTATGGTTATGTGACACAGAACACATCATAATTAATGGTTAATCTTGTGACTTCAGGGgagtccgttgcagaaagagaaagtcaaaaaatcaatcgcaagtcccaaatgcgcgctgttgattggttgaaaatcaagttgcgcttGATTTTTATAGTTGCgatcgattgcaactctttctgcaacgggcccctgggccCTGCAACACCAAGGCTAGCACTTGATGCAAGGGTTGATTTTTACGGTTGATTACATTGAGTAATGTGTGCGATCATGCACAAAAATATACTTTGCGATCGATCGATAAgcttttgtgttacgggcccctgttTTATATCAATGTGTGTCTATGCATCTGATTGGTGCTATCTAGATGGAAGGCTTTGCCTGGTACGATTGATCATGCGATGGCGGTGGCTTCTGGAAGGAAAGCTTCCCAATACTGGATGAGCTGccaaaagataaaaaaagagaaaggaaaggatGCAGTTTAATCACTGGGTCAATGTCCCCTCCAATCACACCCTGGATATTCAaacaatgaacaaataaataaaccaaTTCATCAATAAATGAAGGTAGGTATTataatgaatgaacaaattagctatgtcattttttcaaacaCGTTCCAGTATCTATAATTCTTTTCGCATACATTTGTTTTAAAAGATCTTGTATGTATCCctcctttttaatttttttttgacaaattcatcTGCAAAACAATATCAGCCATGAATAGCATCATACTAAACGACTGTTTTCAACAAGAGTAAAATAGCAAAATACTTACTCATATATGATTTTCAACTGAAAACACATCTGTATTGACTCTGTGCgtgaaatcacattttcaagCAATTTCGGGTGTGAAATGCACTACAAATGTTACATAATTTCAAAActgcaatgcaaattttgtCTCAAAGTTGTGCAagtcttgaaagtaaaaagtcaatgAGCGGCGtagtcaaaatgtcaaaatggcggattatcacaaaaaatgttagggggggtggggaggggaAATATGCCACCCCCCGGAATTTTAGGTTTAAACTACAAGATACAATGCCTGACTTACCTGCTGCTGATGATTCATCAAAGATTCAAGGTACTTGATCACAACGGTACGGAAATCACGCACTCGATTGgactagagagagagagagaaaaaaaacagaaaccTGTAACTGTATTTCTCTCAAAAGGTAAAGGCATACCTGCCAACCCCTGAGAGCCCACAAAACCAACAAATTCTGAAGaaattcagggggggggggataaaagaGGTAATTGTTAGGTCCTATCATAATGGCCAAGGTTTCTGTGGGGATAATATTATGGGAATCAGAGCAGGTGGTTAATTTTTACAAAGGTAAGATAAAGCAATTTCAAAGACTTCTGGTGACAACTGCTACTAAGTACTGCAATCCTTGTTTATGATTGACTAAGGCCCAAATTGTgactggaaatcatgaacaaagatgcttcatgcaaagctacctggattacaaaaatactgaaaataacatgaaaagaaATCCCAACAAAGTCATTAAGATGATTCTCTTACCTCAAATCTACCAATTTCTCTTCGAAGAGATTTTGAGATGAGTTCAAAGTCTTCTTGCCCTTTCACTTCCTTTGCGGTCCACTGAATACatgaaaagaggagaaaaattgtaaattaaCACTAAAATGACAAGTTCTATAAATGAGTAGAGGAATACATGATTGATTAGAAGGAAAAAATTTCTTGCTTCAGTGTTACGCCAATCTTAATGGCTTGGTAAACTTATCAAATGTGGCTGTGCTATGAAGCACATGTCTGAACAAGTCCTAATTTTCTATTGCTTCCCATTCAATTTCTCTATGTATCTTGTTCCTTCCTGCCAGGGATCTTACTTACATCTTTAATCTCATCCTGGACCTGCTGGAGTTTCTCTGGCTTCCCGCTGATCTTGAGCTTGGCCTCGGCATCCCTCTTCTTGGCCAGGGTAGTCTGGGCATTCTGCCAAGTCAGGAAGCACTTCTCTCTCTCACGGAACGCTTCCTGCATGGAAGGACAAGGAGAACTATCATCATACTGCAGCACCAGATAATAAACAAGAACTTGTCATGTATGATAAAAATCTAGTCTCTTAAATAGACCCTTCTCTGTAGTTATCATTGATAATCAAGTGACATTTTGTCCAAAGTGCTGCTCTCAATCCCCACCACCCCCCGATTTCACTACACTACAAGCATGCCTATGAAGAGACTATCCCACTTGACACAGTGTTATagcattcatatttttcagtCCTTGTCAAAGAGAGTTGAACTCAAAtgcaacacacacacaaatatcaATTACAGATCCAAAATACACACTTCTAATTGGTTGCCTGTCAAGTTGAGTTGGTTTTCCGATTCTATTTGATGGCAACACATTCTGCCACCCCcacccactagcgtacctacgggggggggggggggggcagtctgcccccccctgacgagccacaacccatgcaaaggacgtatccctgccccccctgacaagcttgaaagaccttttttgcccccctgacgagcttgaagacctttattgcccccccccccccgaccagTAGCCTTACTTTGAATGTACAGTTTGGTTACACTATTAAAGGTCAATATATTACACGAGTTAGGATTGAAGGATTCAAAATTGTGCAAGACATATCCATGAACCTTCAAACACACAATAGAAGTGAAAAAAGATTGAAACTTCAGATAAAACTCAATATTCTCCATGCCAAAGGACAGAGCATCCAAAAATTGTATCGTTTTTGTCTGAATCAACTAAAATCTTTGCCTcatgtctttttttaaatcttcctATTATCAGTCCCCGGAGGCCAACATGGACGTTTGATGATGACTCACCCTTACGGCAGCCAGGAGGCCAATGTAATCCTTGAGGAGCTCTGAGAGTACATAGAAGTCGGTGGCGGCTTGACTGCTGTGAAGAGCCTCGATCTTCTCCTCTGTTTCTGCTAGCTGTGAAATGGCTCTAGAGAGGGCGGTGTGCTCCTCAGAGTTTCCCAACATGGCAGAACTCTTGGCGAAAGTCGAGGTGGTGTTGGCCAATTCTGTAATCAAGAAATTAAGATTACAGCATTACCAGAGGGCACTAGCTTCACATATTTGCATCAAACACAGTTTGTCAGATTACATGAACAATCTTGTGTAAAAGCAAATTTACATATACAGTGTCCCAAGAAATTATTTGTACActaaaattgaacattgtaaaAGGAGATGGACTATACTGGAAATTTAAACACTGGAAATTCTAACAGGGCTATAATAAAATCTAATGTAATATTTTGATTACAAAACTGTCAATAGCTTCATTTTTCAGAGAGGACACTTTTTGACAGAAATGGATTTGACAACACTGGAATGTGAACTGTCTGAAAAATACATGGATATGGGCAAACCAGCAATGTAAATATTCTGAGTTTGTTGCACATATTTAAGTGTTCTttacacaaaaatattaaaaatcagGTGATGTCGAACTATGCATAAAAACACTGAGATCAGAGAGGACATTTTCTGACAAAATGGACACTTTATTTTGGGTTAAGAGTCATTAAAAAAACCTCAAATTACCTGTAGTTTTGgggttttcagtttttttaataTCGCATTTCATGCCCAATGATTACTAATAATAAAGGTCCAagggctaaaaaaaaaaaaaaaaaaaaaaaaaatgagacagTTATTTTGGCTGTAAAATGCCAAAGATGGTCAATTgtatctaaatattttttttcatgaaggtTGTTCTTCCAGAGCCCACTAGCTTGCCATCCGAAATTTGAGATTATAGTACAcaaatttcttttcatgatgCACACAAGGCAACGTTTTGAGAGTATACCCTGATTGCAAAACAACCTACTACTAGTAAACTTACCTTTTCTACTTGTGACCATGCTCTCGACACTAGTGTGGAGTTTCTTGAGCTGGGAATCCAGGTTGTCTATCATATGCTGTTTCTCTTCAAACCACTGTACATacaaaaatagagagaaaaaaaataaaaacaagaataaaTGTAGAtcacttgaagaaaaaaaactgaaaaaaaaaacacacaagaGGAATGCCTCACAAGGTTTGACTGAAAAGGTTTATTCTCATTCTAAGTGCACAATGATGTAGACTCCGATCACGACAAGATAGTTTCCTATTTTTTGCCCttttcataaaaactatgaaaaaaaaaggcggATATAGTCAGGCCTAACAGTTTTGAAAGTCACACACATGCTTCTCGGTATGCAGCACATGTACATATGACTCACAGCCAAGTAGATATAATATCCTGATCATTTTTGTGATCCCCAAAATTTTACAGAATACAACTACTCTTTGATGGAGTTTCCTCCGTTGTGTCAATAAATTGCTGAGTCAACTTACTTGGTCCGATTCATTCATCCTGGAGACCACCTTGGAGGCACTGTCCACTACCTTGGTGAATGCTCTCAGGACACCAGCTCCACTCAGTGCAGATGTGTTTGTTGCTTTCGGGAGCTGAGATAAAgacaaataaatcaattcaatagaCTGCCGTAACTGCTAGCTTTCATCCCTGTTAAACATAGAGGACACCAGTTCCGCTCAGTGCAGATGTGCTTGTGGCTTACGGTAGCTGGGATAAATGTCATCCCAAAATGATGACATATGAATCATAAACAAATGATTGGCTAAATTCTATCATGTGGCCAGTAATTTATTTCTAGCTTACAGGCAAATTTGCTGATGACTTGCATTAATAACGACTTCTGTTGATTGGTCAAGTTTTTCAAATGAGGATTGTAAATCATTTAACATGGACATCATTATCTTACATAACATATAATGCCTAAACTTATTATCTTTCAAGTACTGTTCTATATTTACCTTGTGCAATTCATTCTAACAAATTCACTCAATGatatgtattatttgtataaagaCTGTCTTACTTCTAAGCAACTAGCTTTATCCCTGTTAAGAATGCTCAAATACATTAGTCTACGAAATATACTGGTATGGCACTGTCCAAGTAGCAGAAGATGCATAGAGCCAGCACTGCCATATTTGGATATTCCAAGAGAATAACACTGGCCTATGGCACAACAGCAGGACAATGCTGAATGGCAAATCCAAAAGAGTGTATGTCATCTCTTGACATCACTCATGATAGGCATAGCACATACACATTCTGGATGAGTTGTGATAAAGCTGGCATCCATACTTGACGCTGATCTGAATCAAATCACACATCTTGCTTGTGTGGTTGATGTTTGGAAAAGACATTTACAGGAGGCAAATGACACATGATGACCTGTACTCAAATTACCCACCTGAAAAAGGACCTATAAAATCCAAAGTCATTAAAGTCAGAAGCCTGATTATATAGAGCATTAGACCATTATAAATCTATAATGGATATGTGCTCGAAAAGAACTTCATGATACTCACATCATCTTTTTCCAGGAATTCTCTGAAGTCACTGTCGGTGTAGAGGATAGGATGGGCGGCTGTTCGGTTAAGGAATCGTTCCAGGGCTGCTCTCCTCTTTCCTATGAACTCCATGGATGAGGTCTGCTCTTGGGACTTCGCCATCTTCACTTTGGTCATACCttacacaagaaaaaaaagcacaATGACAAAGGTACATTTATTCTGGCTCCCTCCTGCGTACCTAATCTAGGGCTGATATAAAAAATCATGTCTTCACAAAATGTCAAGAAAGTTTTCAAATAAGAGCAGAACTTTCGTTGGATTGCGAATCTAAAGCtcttttgtttcatgaaaagtgaaagagaaaatggagaaaaaactCGAATCCACCCCCTAACAATTAGTTGATTTGAACAATAAGtacaaaatcagacaagcaaaaaACATCAGATGTGAAAGAATGGCATTTTAAGTTTGCTTGCTTTCATGACAATGTGCTACCCTGCACTAAAGGGTGCTGCCCTCATTTCTGTTTCTCAATAGCGTTTTCCTAAACCTTACTTTTCGGACGTCCCCTTCGTATCCATGCTGGTCTAGCACAACGGGTAGATATCCTAATGTTATCTATGAAGTGTACTATATCGAGGTACAGCAAACAGGGGACACAGAGGTATATGTACAACGAGAAAATAAATTGTGCTCTTACCCACTACACTCTTCTCTGGAGCTGGCGGAACAATGCGGCCCTTAGTTGTGTGCTTCTCAACAAGCTTCTGATGTAGTCCTAAGAAATCACTAAATCGTCTCATTACCCCTATTTCTGATTTCTTGAAAGATGGATCACTGGTctgagagagaggagagaagaCAAAGAAACATTAAATGTTTGTTTGGAGAAAAACTTGAAAAACATGGGCAGGAAAGAAGGGGAGGGGAAGAATTGGGACACAGTGAGAAAGAGTTAACAGTgggtaagaaaaaaagatggagagaaaaaaaagaagacttcGAGAGGAACAAAGTGGTGAGGACGGTAGAATGGATCTCTTTTTTCACACTCTTTTCAAAACTTTATTGACTGCTAAATAAAACCGGCCCAATTTTTATTACGCTGTTTATTCCTGCATCTCACCTACCATGATGTAGGCAAcactttttaattttcttgttgCAAAGAGGAGATATAAAACTAGGTGTCAATCAATTTGATTAGATGTTACAGTTGCATCAACGTCTGCCATATCTCAGAAATAAATTGATCTCTGCTAACAACTGGGAGCAATTTCTTTACGGTTTGCAGGAAATTGAAACGGTTTCGAGAATCTGTAATTTCCTCAGAGACCTTGCTCTGTCTCTGTAGCAAACATCAATTGACATTCAAACCTTGTCATGAACTATATTGAAACCTAGTCAAACCCCTTTAAGGCAAATTCTTCATATCTAAAGGAATATGTAGCCTTGTAGACTGATACCAGGGTTACTGTACTTTTTgtagttggaaaaaaaaaagaaaaaaatggcaataTATAACTTACCTTTGTTGTAACCTTGTAGGCCATGTATGAGCTCATACCATCACCTGTATAGAATGAGAtgtgacaaaaataaatacattccaaaatcaactaccatTTTATATTTAGTGTTCCTATTTCGAAATTCTATCTAATATTGTAGATTCTGTGAaagcttcttcttctcctttatttGGAAATAAAGTATAATGTTCACCGGCATTACTGTTCAGCCCACTCCAAGGTTGCCGTGCCATATTTTCTTTACTTTACCTCGATTGTCTTTCAGTAGATCAACTGCCATGGTTTCACACTCAAACCTCTATTGCCTCCTCAAGTTTATGCAAACAAATATCCACAGAAAGATTTTTTATATGTTGGGAAATTTGTTGAGAGAATAAGAACCAAGAAATTGAACAGGTATGTGTAGGGACAATAAGTTTATGTAACAGGCAAATCAGAACAGAAAATGTgtgaaaaatcaatgaatttaccATTGCAAAAGAAAATTCAGGTCTTACTATGTACATTTTCtaataaagacaaaatggaGTTTCCATTTTAGATCAAGTATGAGATGGAATTACAGGATTTCAAAAATGGAAGACTGTCCCTACTTTAGGATGAGTAGGTTCAGGATTTTTGGGCTTGATATAAAATGTTACAAGATGGACAACGAAAAGCCCAAGGCTGGGACATACCAGGCAAAGTATTTGTTAAGGCCATATAAGTGAAAATTAGATGTATTTCTTACAAAATGGCATGAAAAATAATACagaatgaatttcaattttgaatgcAAATAACCAAAGATTAACTCTACTAATACCTCTGACAACACAATACATTCTTACCCATTTTCTGTGGTTCAGTAATGGTGATTTCAATATCAAACTTATCTCCACTTTCCTCCTCTGCCATTTCCATctgaaaagtaaataaaaagaatcAGTTTAGTTTTAGTCTAAGGCATGTGCGTTACGTGAATCATTTAAATGCCATTGAATGAtagttcatcaaaatatatctaAATCTTGATGATTGGGAAGCTAACTTCAGTGTTAAACACTTACTACTTACTTAGCATTGTATGGAATGTAATGAATGGTGGGGAGTTGTTGGGGATTTTTGCCAGTTCCAAAATAGGCTatagatatataaaatataaaattattatcacCAAATGTTCCGTCATCTAAAGGTCACATGAAAGACAATATCTCTACTCTATTAAAGGAAAAGACCTGGGGCCCCTGTTacaaatatcaagcgcaagtccctgATTCTCATGTTTCATtggttgaaatttttttttacatttggagttgcgtttgatcgaaTCTCtatctgcaacgggcccctggagaaATACATCATGAtagctgtttgtaaagttatcAACTTACCacatgtctaaaatatgaaatgcCAACCATAGCCACGAATGACATACTTTACTAAAATGAAGTTGAAGTAGTGTTCAGTATGTTTATAAACAATGggatacacgtacatgtatttcaaattcAGCTTATAGTGCGAATTGAAGTGATAGAgcagggattctcaaatggtggcgcgcgcgccacttgtggcgcaccgagccttgcggagtggcgcttgggagctggtattaaaaaaaaaagtaaaaacaaggAAACATTggggagaaaaaaatgtatctaccagTAACTTGGAAATAAGGATTTggtgatcattttaatacaaagaaaaaaacaaaaaaaatctttacttgacacttaattgctaatttatttcctcatttttttttccaacttagcactcgataacccctattatggattatggaggatcgatggtgttctggtcatttttcttttaatattaatattgtgtagtttgttggcatttgtatttcttctgttgatattaattagagcccATCTGGGCAGTTTAAAAGGCCTCATATTCCAAAACTTCtgggggctctgccccctcgACCCCCACCAGGGACCTCTGGACCCCCTCCGCTGATACATTGCTGGTTTGCGTAATGGATAGTGGAGCATTACAGATTCTCGACAAGAAATGTGGCACTTccaaaaaagtaattgagaatggctgtGATAGAGTTTTAAGCCATTGTGGCTTTCCAAATTCCTGTTGTTAGGTATTTTGACTTCGAACTTTTCTAACGTGACAAACATTCTCATGAAACAACGCCTAAGTTGTTGGCTACAGCTACTAAAATCCCACCGGTTAGTTGGATGAGAGCATTTTAAAAACCTTATCAATAACTAACTTGATCCAAATACAGCACTGTAGTGAATTTCAATCATTACCTCATCCATTTCACTCTTCTTCTGTGTCTCCACTGGCTCTCCAGCTCCTCCTCCAGCTCCCTCTGGCTCCTTCACCGTCGGAGCAGGATCAGGTTTCTCAGTCTCCATGGTCAGGGGGGATGTTGGTTCCGCATCCAACTTGGCTGGCTCATCTGCGACCGGTGAGTCATCCAGGGAAACCTCTGTGCCACCACCTTCATTTTCACCACATGAATACAAAGTATAATGTCAATCTATATGAacaatgtaatacatgtatatgtataaccatggacctactacaattggacattcaacgagagcattttatggccaccacctgtttccagctgtcaaaattgctgtcaCTTTAATAGTTAACTTTCTCTTTATGCTGTTTTTATGACGAGTGCCCAGGGCGATTGTTAACTCAATTCCTTCTCGGCCAATGATAGTCAACGATCAATctctggccctctttcgaccagtTACGGTCATGTAAGTTTGATCGCTGCAATCAGGGAAAGTCCCTGCATTACATATTATGCGATGCATAATTTATTTCCGGTTTTCAATACGATATTTCACGCTGTCTATAATGTGCCATTGTCGTCTGATCATCAAAAAAATCCTATTAAATTTGGCCAATCCTCTGAAATTTTacgcccaaatgaaaatcaacttcagaTCGAAGGTAAGCGCGACTTTCTACATCAATATTGTCCtaaaaagatgcatttttaaCGTCTTTCCGCTCATTTCTCTGTCAAATTTTTGCTGTAGATATTCTGATCTGCatggtgatgtcaatgcattttgtGAGTGGTTGTTAGcaatgtacgtaaaaaatatgtttatgcacgcctattttcttgtttctgcgataattttcatagcgctaacgttcgctgctgtgtGTACTGCTGTTGAAAGTGAACTAAAAACAATGTAATGTGTAGGAGCAGCGCACAATTAATTTCTGCTGTCGATCAGTGACGGCTTGTTATATGATTGGCTTGATGGGCatcagctgccagcgctctgtttataatAGGATTAGCGGCGATGATCACAGGcccaaaggaggggattcgttgaatgaTTAGTtgaagtaggtccatggtataacTGACTGTAAGTCAAAAAGTTAGGAAAAAAGTGATTtgatagtacatgtatgtagacatTTTAACATTCTATTTGGAAACATACCTAACAGATCTATTAACCTTGCTTTTTGTGTGTGCTATAAATTTTCAGGGCTCAAAATTATCATACCGACTATAATAAATTGAGGTCAAACGATAAACGACTTCTTAATCGAAATATCGCCAATGAATTCAATCTAAAATACATATTCTATCATTTGCCAAACTATGAAACTTCTTCTACAGAGTTCCTTCCGAACTTTCGAAGTTAAAATGAAAGCTTTTTTTGCAGCTTAAGTATTACATTACATTCTAATAttctaataataattttgaaaatcattcaaGTACAATTAGTTTGAATAAGTCTCTGTTAACACGAAATGTATAATGACTGATGACATGAAACATGGAagattttctgagaaaatacaattttgaggAATTCATATCAAATGGTCAAATGCcatgagggggagggggggggggctgcgaccatacaataaaaaaacagtAAAACTCAACTCTTAATATTCTGTGATGGATTTTCCCAAAATCTTCATGTTTCTTACATGTtttttatgaggcgccgaatgtaccattattatatagaacaattatttgttatataatcattatttattaaataataactattatttatatataatttacattttatttgtaaataactactattatataaaatatcatttctaattatttatatataattccaagtaatacttcattatttgtaaataataatagttcgacattccattatttataaataatgattatttgtttttcattatttataaataatgattatttgtttttcattatttataaataatgattatttgtttttcattatttataaataatgattatttgtttttcattatttataaataatgattatttgtttttcattatttataaataatgattatttgtttttcattatttacaaataatgattatttgtttttcattatttataaataatgattatttgtttttcattatttataaataatttgttgagttttccattatttataaataatgattatttgttaaataatgaaaacgtctacttcattatttataaataattttttcgagtgcaccattattctcattatttataaataatcattatttaatgttcgagttttccattatttataaataaagattatttgttaaataatgaaatatctacttcattatttataaataataattttgtttcaatatcccattatttataaataatcattatttataaacaatttttacagtttgccattatatacaaataatcattatttacatacaaataaccattatttattaaataatgccattatttattaaataatgccattatttattaaataatggaaaactcgctataacatgcaaatgtgggaccgcccatgatatgaatattcatgatgcgatttcctttttcgtgatttttcttcacaaatttttgtccatttcctcttcataatgacatttcttgaagcaattttctagggatatggtctgattgtaatattcttcattttctatataacttcgtcttcgtagaaatatcaaaaagtgtaattttatacgatttttcctacagttcacaatccccataggcgcgcgtgtacggtagggacaaccggtgaatcgacggagtgctcttcatcgaaatactacgttggttggtccccggaagtggcgggcggaatttagcccgaatcctcgatggaagtcgatcaagtgcatatgagctgagagagtgaaatatcagtgtacttgtacaggcccttctactttttataaatatttcttgttgctttttttgttaagttaatttttcctggtgtagagataagtttcagttctaataatgcacttcaaatacattttggagtgtctgtttgaggcgtttggggcgatttcaccctggccccaaaatgctcgcaacgacaatacgggggcatgatgacccctaaatttttaaaaacttatttttctattgaaaattatcacaaaattcaccaaaagtgtgcacgaaagccttcgtatttcacttttaaaactccgaaaagtgcccaaatgacaagcttggtcgcttcgctgtgtcgctttcaacttgagaacgtttacgcgtctgctcccccccccccccctcctccgaaagaaattctgtatacggccatgctctaaagagcctggcacattgatttatgtatactttcattttcattatttttatctcattatcaacatggccttacgcagaattttttccaggggggccggggccggagcatgacgcgcgtaaactttctcaaaaaaatcttgaaagcgagacagccacgggaccaagcccaaatgacaagctttgtcgcttcgctgtctcgctttcaacttgagaacgtttacacgcgtctgcccccaccccccgaaagaaattctgtgaacagccatgctcaaaagagcatatggcacattgatttatatgtacttttcattttcattattttcatcacattatcatcatggccttacacagaatttttaccggggggggggggggggggcagctaggacgcgcgtaaagtttctcaaaaaaatcttgaaagcgagacagcgacgcgaccaagctcaaatgacaagcttggtcgcttcgctttctcaagatttttatgagaaagtttacgcgcgtcctgctccccccacccccccccccccggaaaaaattctgcgtaaggccatgttgataatgagataaaaataatgaaaatgaagtatacataaatcaatgtgccaggctctttagagcatggccgtatacagaatttctttcggaggagggggggggggaagcagacgcgtaaacgttctcaagttgaaagcgacacagcgaagcgaccaagcttgtcatttgggcactttttgg contains these protein-coding regions:
- the LOC129262109 gene encoding sorting nexin-2-like; the protein is MADNSREPPPLFEDENGDKKDKEVEDTPQEKTEDVALEDDDDLFGGGGTEVSLDDSPVADEPAKLDAEPTSPLTMETEKPDPAPTVKEPEGAGGGAGEPVETQKKSEMDEMEMAEEESGDKFDIEITITEPQKMGDGMSSYMAYKVTTKTSDPSFKKSEIGVMRRFSDFLGLHQKLVEKHTTKGRIVPPAPEKSVVGMTKVKMAKSQEQTSSMEFIGKRRAALERFLNRTAAHPILYTDSDFREFLEKDDLPKATNTSALSGAGVLRAFTKVVDSASKVVSRMNESDQWFEEKQHMIDNLDSQLKKLHTSVESMVTSRKELANTTSTFAKSSAMLGNSEEHTALSRAISQLAETEEKIEALHSSQAATDFYVLSELLKDYIGLLAAVREAFREREKCFLTWQNAQTTLAKKRDAEAKLKISGKPEKLQQVQDEIKDWTAKEVKGQEDFELISKSLRREIGRFESNRVRDFRTVVIKYLESLMNHQQQLIQYWEAFLPEATAIA